A DNA window from Engystomops pustulosus chromosome 6, aEngPut4.maternal, whole genome shotgun sequence contains the following coding sequences:
- the RER1 gene encoding protein RER1 isoform X2, with protein sequence MSEGDSIGDSVHGKPSVVYRFFTRLGQMYQSWLDKSTPYTAVRWLMTLGLSALYMIRVYILQGWYIVTYALGIYHLNLFIAFLSPKVDPSLLEDSDEGPSLPTKQNEEFRPFIRRLPEFKFWHSATKGIVVAMVCTFFDAFNVPVFWPILVMYFIMLFCITMKRQIKHMIKYRYIPFTHGKRKYKGKEEVGKPFSS encoded by the exons ATGTCAGAAGGAGACAGCATCGGAGACTCGGTACATGGCAAGCCCTCAGTGGTGTATCGCTTCTTCACAAGGCTAGGGCAG ATGTATCAGTCATGGCTAGACAAATCTACACCTTACACAGCGGTGCGATGGTTGATGACCCTGGGCTTAAGTGCACTCTACATGATAAGAGTTTATATACTACAG GGTTGGTATATAGTAACGTACGCTTTGGGTATCTACCACCTAAATCTCTTCATAGCATTCTTGTCTCCGAAAGTTGACCCGTCCTTACTGGAAGATTCAG ATGAGGGGCCCTCATTACCCACAAAACAGAATGAAGAGTTTCGTCCTTTTATCCGGAGGCTCCCAGAATTTAAATTTTG GCATTCGGCTACTAAAGGGATCGTTGTGGCAATGGTGTGCACCTTCTTTGATGCGTTTAATGTCCCCGTTTTCTGGCCAATCCTGGTCATGTATTTTATCATGCTTTTCTGCATCACAATGAAGAGACAAATAAAG CACATGATTAAATACAGATACATCCCATTCACGCACGGCAAGAGGAAATACAAAGGAAAAGAGGAAGTCGGGAAGCCATTTTCCAGTTAG
- the RER1 gene encoding protein RER1 isoform X1 produces MPELTPAQARNRMSEGDSIGDSVHGKPSVVYRFFTRLGQMYQSWLDKSTPYTAVRWLMTLGLSALYMIRVYILQGWYIVTYALGIYHLNLFIAFLSPKVDPSLLEDSDEGPSLPTKQNEEFRPFIRRLPEFKFWHSATKGIVVAMVCTFFDAFNVPVFWPILVMYFIMLFCITMKRQIKHMIKYRYIPFTHGKRKYKGKEEVGKPFSS; encoded by the exons ATGCCTGAGCTCACCCCAGCACAGGCCAG AAACAGAATGTCAGAAGGAGACAGCATCGGAGACTCGGTACATGGCAAGCCCTCAGTGGTGTATCGCTTCTTCACAAGGCTAGGGCAG ATGTATCAGTCATGGCTAGACAAATCTACACCTTACACAGCGGTGCGATGGTTGATGACCCTGGGCTTAAGTGCACTCTACATGATAAGAGTTTATATACTACAG GGTTGGTATATAGTAACGTACGCTTTGGGTATCTACCACCTAAATCTCTTCATAGCATTCTTGTCTCCGAAAGTTGACCCGTCCTTACTGGAAGATTCAG ATGAGGGGCCCTCATTACCCACAAAACAGAATGAAGAGTTTCGTCCTTTTATCCGGAGGCTCCCAGAATTTAAATTTTG GCATTCGGCTACTAAAGGGATCGTTGTGGCAATGGTGTGCACCTTCTTTGATGCGTTTAATGTCCCCGTTTTCTGGCCAATCCTGGTCATGTATTTTATCATGCTTTTCTGCATCACAATGAAGAGACAAATAAAG CACATGATTAAATACAGATACATCCCATTCACGCACGGCAAGAGGAAATACAAAGGAAAAGAGGAAGTCGGGAAGCCATTTTCCAGTTAG